The following coding sequences lie in one Seriola aureovittata isolate HTS-2021-v1 ecotype China chromosome 5, ASM2101889v1, whole genome shotgun sequence genomic window:
- the riok2 gene encoding serine/threonine-protein kinase RIO2 — protein MGKLNVVVLRYLSREDFRVLTAVEMGMKNHEIVPVSLLSSIASLKHGGCNKILRELVKHKLVVYERAKTVQGYRLNYGGYDYLALKTFCSREVVLSVGNQMGVGKESDIYIVASPNGEQYALKLHRLGRTSFRNLKNKRDYHKHRKNMSWLYLSRLSAMKEFAYMKALYDRGFPVPKPVDYNRHAVVMELINGYPLCQVHELQDPPALYNEFMELIVKLANHGLIHGDFNEFNLMLDDQDHITMIDFPQMVSTSHPNAEWYFDRDVKCIRDFFAKRYNYESELFPTFKDIRRSYSLDVEVSASGFTKDLEKDGELLHPAGPEGEEGDEEEDSDEEATDEEVEREEENVDMEDYKHAMLELEGLKVSDTHAGRQDEEEEKSEKREEQKETETSTAARSDEESEKDLEEELKEAVDECPELAELSASNKEFKPFRDSDSLLHLAEHRRRRTDSEATMGSIGSCSTIPPEVVRQKVRRQLTKQQKAAQRRRLQKGEANLVTKSRRENQNNIKSSMESASFWG, from the exons ATGGGGAAGCTGAATGTCGTGGTGTTGAGATATTTATCTCGAGAAGACTTCCGGGTCCTCACAGCG GTTGAGATGGGAATGAAGAACCATGAGATCGTCCCAGTGAGTCTCCTGTCATCCATCGCCAGCCTCAAACATGGCGGCTGCAATAAGATTCTCAGAGAGCTTGTCAAGCACAAACTTGTGGTCTATGAACGCGCCAAGA CTGTGCAGGGCTACAGGTTGAACTATGGAGGATATGACTACCTCGCCCTGAAGACCTTTTGCTCCAGAGAAGTGGTACTTTCAGTTGGCAACCAGATGGGAGTGGGTAAAGAGTCAG ACATATATATCGTGGCAAGTCCGAACGGGGAGCAGTACGCGCTGAAACTTCACAGATTGGGTCGCACCTCCTTCAGGAACCTGAAGAACAAGAGAGATTAccacaaacacaggaagaacaTGTCCTGGCTCTACCTCTCCCGACTCTCTGCCATGAAGGAGTTTGCCTACATGAAG GCATTGTATGATCGGGGCTTTCCTGTTCCCAAACCTGTGGACTACAACAGACATGCTGTAGTGATGGAGCTCATCAATGGATATCCACT gtGTCAGGTGCATGAGCTACAGGATCCACCAGCCCTGTACAACGAGTTCATGGAGCTCATAGTCAAACTGGCCAATCACGGCCTGATTCATGGAGACTTTAACGAGTTCAACCTTATGCTGGATGACCAGGACCACATAACAATGATCGACTTCCCTCAAATGGTGTCCACATCACATCCTAATGCTGAATG GTATTTTGACCGAGACGTCAAATGTATCAGAGATTTCTTTGCAAAAAGGTACAATTACGAGAGTGAGCTCTTTCCAACCTTCAAAGACATCAG GCGATCGTATTCCCTAGATGTTGAAGTCTCAGCCAGCGGTTTCACCAAAGATCTGGAGAAAGATGGTGAGTTGCTACACCCAGCTGGACCTGAGGGAGAGGAaggtgatgaagaagaggacaGCGACGAAGAGGCAACCGACGAGGAAgtggaaagagaagaggagaatgtGGACATGGAAGATTATAAACATGCAATGCTGGAACTGGAGGGCCTGAAAGTCAGCgacacacatgcaggcagacaagatgaggaggaggaaaagagtgagaaaagGGAAGAACAGAAAGAGACTGAGACATCAACTGCGGCTAGAAGTGATGAAGAATCAGAGAAAGACTTAGAGGAAGAGTTGAAGGAAGCAGTGGATGAGTGCCCAGAGTTGGCAGAACTTTCTGCCTCCAACAAAGAGTTCAAACCCTTCAG agaCTCAGACAGTCTTCTGCACCTGGCAgaacacaggaggaggaggacggacAGTGAGGCCACAATGGGCAGCATAGGGAGCTGCTCTACCATACCACCA GAGGTGGTCCGTCAGAAGGTGCGGAGGCAGCTCACCAAACAGCAGAAGGCAGCACAGAGGAGACGTCTGCAGAAGGGAGAGGCCAACTTGGTGACCAAATCCAGGAGGGAGAACCAAAATAACATCAAGTCTAGTATGGAGAGCGCCTCCTTCTGGGGATAA